The Longimicrobiales bacterium genome window below encodes:
- the purM gene encoding phosphoribosylformylglycinamidine cyclo-ligase: protein MSESRGLSYRDAGVDRDVAQDAKTRILDLVRRTATAGVVANPGGFGGLFRVPAGMRSPLLVSSADGVGTKLKVAMMAGRHDTVGADLVNHCVNDILVEGARPLFFLDYIGMGRLEAGTVEQVVSGLASACRENDCALLGGETAEMPDFYAPGEYDLAGFIVGVVEEAGRPGKARVQQGDALIGLASSGFHTNGYSLLRRLLFDRLGLSVGDAFPGTDETTGDVLLRPHRAYARSLRPLLDDGVIHALAHITGGGIPGNLDRVVPEGLQARVERASWTPPAEFRAVQEQGGISDDEMFQTLNMGVGMIAVVAAADADSVIERLRASGEEAWRLGSIARGATPVDLVEG, encoded by the coding sequence ATGTCTGAGTCCCGCGGCCTGAGCTACCGCGACGCGGGCGTGGACCGCGACGTCGCGCAGGACGCCAAGACGCGCATCCTCGATCTGGTCCGCCGCACCGCGACGGCCGGGGTGGTAGCGAATCCAGGTGGGTTCGGCGGGCTGTTCCGCGTTCCCGCCGGCATGCGCTCGCCGCTGCTCGTTTCCAGTGCCGATGGTGTCGGCACCAAGCTCAAGGTCGCGATGATGGCGGGCCGGCACGACACGGTCGGCGCCGATCTCGTGAATCACTGCGTCAATGACATCCTGGTCGAGGGCGCACGCCCGCTGTTCTTCCTCGACTACATCGGCATGGGCCGGCTCGAGGCAGGCACGGTGGAGCAGGTCGTCTCCGGGCTCGCGAGTGCGTGCCGCGAGAACGACTGCGCACTGCTCGGTGGCGAAACGGCCGAGATGCCCGATTTCTACGCGCCCGGTGAGTACGACCTCGCCGGCTTCATCGTGGGCGTCGTCGAGGAAGCTGGGCGTCCAGGCAAGGCGCGGGTGCAGCAGGGCGACGCACTGATCGGCCTCGCGTCGAGCGGGTTTCACACGAACGGCTATTCGCTGCTGCGCCGGCTGCTGTTCGACCGGCTCGGGCTGTCCGTCGGTGACGCGTTCCCCGGAACCGACGAAACGACTGGCGACGTCCTGCTCCGGCCGCACCGCGCGTACGCGCGTTCGCTGCGGCCGCTGCTCGACGACGGCGTGATTCATGCCCTCGCGCACATCACGGGGGGCGGCATTCCCGGCAACCTCGACCGCGTGGTGCCCGAGGGGCTGCAGGCGCGTGTCGAGCGCGCGAGCTGGACGCCACCCGCAGAGTTCCGCGCCGTGCAGGAACAGGGGGGCATCTCGGACGACGAGATGTTCCAGACGCTGAACATGGGAGTCGGCATGATCGCGGTCGTCGCCGCGGCCGATGCGGACAGCGTGATCGAGCGGCTGCGCGCATCCGGCGAGGAGGCCTGGCGGCTGGGATCGATCGCGCGCGGCGCGACTCCCGTCGATCTGGTGGAGGGCTGA
- a CDS encoding PfkB family carbohydrate kinase, whose translation MSVLVVGSIALDTIETPFGMANETVGGSGTFFSAAASLFGDVQLVGVVGDDYPLEQLRFLEERGVDLSGVERKPGESFRWSGVYSYDLNSRETRETRLGVFADFQPKLPERFRDAQYVFLGNIDPELQLDVLTQVRAPRLVACDTMNFWISGKRDALLELLGRVNLLMVNDSEARELSGDHNLLRAARWIQRHGPEMVIVKKGEHGAMLFTSDLIFNAPGFPLEDVYDPTGAGDAFAGGFVGYLARCGAVDGEHLRRAMIYGSALGSFSVERMGVERLIHLQGQEVHDRVRAFHGMTTFEHAVATLTNV comes from the coding sequence ATGAGCGTCCTGGTTGTCGGCAGCATCGCGCTCGACACGATCGAAACGCCGTTCGGCATGGCGAACGAGACGGTCGGCGGATCGGGCACGTTCTTCAGCGCGGCGGCGTCGCTGTTCGGCGACGTTCAGCTCGTGGGCGTCGTCGGCGACGACTACCCGCTTGAGCAGCTGCGTTTCCTGGAGGAGCGGGGCGTGGACCTGAGCGGTGTCGAGCGGAAGCCCGGGGAGAGCTTCCGCTGGTCGGGCGTCTACAGCTACGACCTGAACAGCCGGGAAACGCGCGAGACGCGGCTCGGCGTGTTCGCAGACTTTCAGCCGAAGCTGCCCGAGCGCTTCCGCGATGCGCAGTACGTGTTCCTGGGAAACATCGACCCGGAGCTGCAGCTCGACGTGCTGACGCAGGTGCGCGCGCCGCGCCTCGTCGCATGCGACACCATGAACTTCTGGATCTCGGGCAAGCGTGATGCGCTGCTGGAGCTGCTGGGTCGCGTGAACCTGCTGATGGTGAACGACAGCGAGGCGCGCGAGCTGTCGGGTGATCACAACCTGCTGCGCGCCGCGCGCTGGATCCAGCGCCACGGACCCGAGATGGTGATCGTCAAGAAGGGTGAGCACGGCGCTATGCTGTTCACCTCCGACCTGATCTTCAACGCACCGGGCTTCCCGCTCGAGGACGTGTATGACCCGACCGGCGCAGGCGACGCGTTCGCGGGCGGCTTCGTCGGCTATCTCGCACGCTGCGGCGCCGTGGACGGCGAGCACCTGCGCCGCGCCATGATCTACGGCTCTGCGCTGGGCTCCTTCTCCGTTGAGCGCATGGGCGTCGAGCGGCTGATCCACCTGCAGGGGCAGGAGGTTCACGACCGCGTTCGCGCCTTCCACGGCATGACGACGTTCGAGCACGCCGTCGCGACCCTGACCAATGTCTGA
- the argS gene encoding arginine--tRNA ligase, translated as MPTDALRAQLARVAGELAGTDDVPVQLDRPRNPEHGDIASNLAMLLAKRVGQPPRALAEQIIARLDLAAAGVRSADVAGPGFINFRLAQASLSAKLAEIVEADEAYGRSTVGGNRRVQVEFVSANPTGPLHVAHGRGAALGDGIASLLDWTGWNVTREFYVNDAGVQIDRLAESIEARWLSLNGTETPIPENGYHGEYVIELAQHLERERGDELRALERTARLQVMRDFGVRVMGEEHDRDLRQFGVVFDTYYRESSLYEEDRLTETLDDLAKHGLTYEQDGAVWLRTTAFGDDKDRVLVKSDGSYTYFLPDLAYHREKAKRFDYVINVWGADHHGYVPRMKAALAALGHPDLLDVEIVQMVRLVRGGAEVKLSKRAGNIVTLRDLFTETGVDVARYFFLMRRGDAQMLFDLDLALDQSEKNPVFKVQYAHARMMSIFRKAGVTPASLDVGAASLDRLADPSEQELVKQLAEFPGVVQRAADARAPHVLCDYLETTASLVNSWYHAGNPSRNPELAVLVDDAVLRTARLVLARGVRTVLRNGLHILGLNAPDRMDREENAA; from the coding sequence ATGCCGACGGACGCGTTGCGCGCGCAGCTCGCCCGTGTCGCGGGTGAGCTGGCCGGCACCGATGATGTCCCGGTACAGCTCGACCGGCCGCGCAACCCCGAGCATGGCGACATCGCCTCCAACCTCGCGATGCTGCTCGCGAAGCGCGTCGGCCAGCCGCCGCGCGCGCTTGCCGAGCAGATCATCGCGCGTCTCGACCTGGCCGCGGCGGGCGTCCGGAGCGCGGACGTCGCGGGACCGGGCTTCATCAACTTCCGACTCGCCCAGGCGAGCCTGAGCGCAAAGCTGGCGGAGATCGTCGAGGCGGACGAGGCGTACGGCCGCAGCACCGTGGGCGGAAACCGGCGTGTGCAGGTCGAGTTCGTCTCCGCCAACCCGACGGGCCCGCTGCACGTTGCGCACGGGCGCGGTGCCGCGCTCGGCGACGGCATCGCATCGCTGCTGGACTGGACCGGGTGGAACGTCACGCGCGAGTTCTACGTGAACGACGCGGGCGTGCAGATCGACCGGCTGGCCGAGTCGATCGAGGCGCGCTGGCTCTCGCTGAACGGCACGGAGACGCCGATCCCGGAGAACGGCTACCACGGCGAGTACGTGATCGAGCTGGCGCAGCATCTCGAGCGGGAGCGTGGCGACGAGCTGCGCGCGCTGGAGCGCACCGCGCGACTCCAGGTGATGCGCGACTTCGGCGTGCGCGTGATGGGCGAGGAGCACGACCGTGACCTGCGCCAGTTCGGTGTCGTGTTCGACACGTACTACCGTGAGTCGTCCCTGTACGAAGAGGACCGGCTGACGGAGACGCTGGACGATCTCGCGAAGCACGGGCTCACGTACGAGCAGGACGGCGCAGTCTGGCTGCGCACGACCGCGTTCGGCGACGACAAGGACCGCGTGCTGGTGAAGAGCGACGGCAGCTACACCTACTTCCTGCCGGACCTTGCCTATCACCGGGAGAAGGCCAAGCGCTTCGACTACGTCATCAACGTCTGGGGCGCGGATCACCACGGCTATGTGCCCCGCATGAAGGCCGCGCTCGCGGCGCTCGGGCATCCCGACCTGCTGGACGTCGAGATCGTGCAGATGGTGCGCCTGGTGCGCGGCGGTGCAGAGGTGAAGCTGAGCAAGCGCGCGGGCAACATCGTGACGCTGCGCGACCTGTTCACCGAGACCGGTGTCGACGTGGCCCGCTACTTCTTCCTGATGCGCCGCGGCGACGCGCAGATGCTGTTCGACCTCGACCTCGCACTCGACCAGTCGGAGAAGAACCCCGTCTTCAAGGTGCAGTACGCGCACGCGCGCATGATGAGCATTTTCCGCAAGGCGGGCGTGACCCCTGCGTCGCTGGATGTGGGCGCGGCCAGTCTCGACCGGCTGGCGGATCCGTCGGAGCAGGAGCTGGTCAAGCAGCTCGCGGAGTTCCCCGGGGTGGTGCAGCGTGCAGCGGACGCCCGTGCGCCGCACGTGCTGTGCGACTACCTGGAGACGACGGCGTCGCTGGTGAACTCGTGGTATCACGCAGGCAACCCCAGCCGCAATCCGGAGCTCGCGGTACTGGTCGACGACGCCGTGTTGCGGACGGCGCGGCTCGTGCTCGCGCGCGGCGTGCGCACCGTCCTGCGCAACGGATTGCACATTCTTGGTCTCAACGCCCCCGACCGCATGGACCGGGAGGAGAACGCAGCATGA
- a CDS encoding FmdB family zinc ribbon protein — MPTYEYRCANGHAFELFQRMSEDPVDTCPQCGAPAERLLSAGAGLLFKGSGFYITDYRSDSYKKAAEKESGSSKSDGGSSRGDSGSKSGSAGAAGSA; from the coding sequence ATGCCGACATACGAATACCGCTGCGCCAACGGTCACGCTTTCGAGCTGTTTCAGCGCATGAGCGAGGACCCGGTCGACACCTGCCCCCAGTGCGGCGCGCCAGCCGAACGGCTGCTTTCTGCCGGCGCGGGCCTGCTGTTCAAGGGCTCGGGCTTCTATATCACGGACTACCGCAGCGACTCCTACAAGAAGGCCGCGGAGAAGGAGAGCGGTTCTTCGAAGAGTGACGGCGGCAGCTCCAGGGGTGACAGCGGCTCGAAGAGCGGGTCGGCCGGCGCCGCCGGGTCGGCCTGA
- a CDS encoding methylmalonyl-CoA mutase family protein has product MSARRHVRSGGEPIQPVYGPDDVELDPQFDLSRPGAFPYTRGVYDTMYRGRLWTMRQYAGFGTAAETNRRYHYLLDHGQTGLSVAFDLPTQMGYDSDHAMAQGEVGRVGVAIASLDDMRTLFEGIPLEQVSVSMTINATAAILLAFYVALADERGVPRSALSGTVQNDILKEYIARGTYIYPVEPSLRLVTDIFDFCAREVPRWNTISISGYHIREAGSTAAQEIAFTFANALEYVERALKRGLPLERFAPRLSFFFAAHNNLFEEIAKFRAARRLWARLMRERYDASDESARLRFHTQTGGVTLTAQQPLNNVVRVTVQALAAVLGGTQSLHTNAYDEALALPTEESARLALRTQQVLAAESGVADTADPLGGSYYVEALTSELEGAARAYLDRVAELGGAAQAIAFFQEEIHRAAYEHQLDVERGDRQVVGVNTLRVDEPPPQIPRPDYSRLEAAQRERLAALRARRDAARVTEALDALRQAAAGSENLLPLMVEAVRADATLGEISDALREQWGVWRGVASGSIAG; this is encoded by the coding sequence GTGAGCGCGCGACGTCACGTGCGTTCCGGCGGTGAACCGATACAGCCGGTGTACGGCCCTGACGACGTCGAACTGGACCCGCAGTTCGACCTCTCGCGTCCGGGTGCGTTCCCGTACACGCGCGGCGTGTACGACACGATGTACCGCGGTCGGCTCTGGACCATGCGGCAGTACGCCGGGTTCGGCACGGCGGCCGAGACGAACCGCCGCTACCACTACCTGCTCGACCACGGTCAGACCGGGCTTTCCGTCGCGTTCGACCTGCCGACGCAGATGGGCTACGACAGCGACCATGCGATGGCGCAGGGCGAGGTCGGGCGCGTGGGCGTCGCGATCGCGAGCCTGGACGACATGCGCACCCTGTTCGAGGGGATCCCGCTCGAACAGGTGTCCGTGTCGATGACGATCAACGCGACGGCCGCGATCCTGCTCGCGTTCTACGTCGCACTGGCGGACGAGCGCGGCGTGCCGCGCTCCGCACTGTCGGGTACGGTCCAGAACGACATCCTGAAGGAGTACATCGCCCGCGGCACCTACATCTACCCGGTCGAACCGAGCCTGCGGCTGGTGACCGACATCTTCGACTTCTGCGCCCGCGAGGTGCCGCGCTGGAACACTATCTCGATCAGCGGCTACCACATCCGTGAGGCGGGCTCCACCGCTGCACAGGAGATCGCGTTCACGTTCGCGAATGCGCTCGAGTACGTGGAACGTGCACTGAAGCGGGGGCTTCCGCTCGAGCGATTCGCGCCACGGCTTTCGTTCTTCTTTGCAGCGCACAACAACCTGTTCGAGGAGATCGCCAAGTTCCGGGCGGCGCGGCGCCTGTGGGCGCGTCTCATGCGCGAGCGCTACGACGCGAGTGACGAGTCGGCACGCCTGCGGTTCCACACGCAGACGGGCGGGGTCACGCTCACGGCCCAGCAGCCGCTCAACAACGTGGTGCGCGTCACCGTGCAGGCCCTGGCAGCAGTGCTCGGCGGCACGCAGTCGCTGCACACCAACGCCTACGACGAGGCGCTCGCGCTGCCGACCGAGGAATCCGCCCGCCTCGCGCTCCGGACCCAGCAGGTGCTCGCGGCGGAATCCGGCGTGGCGGACACGGCGGATCCGCTGGGTGGCAGCTACTACGTCGAAGCACTGACCAGCGAGCTGGAAGGGGCGGCCAGAGCGTACCTGGACCGGGTGGCCGAATTGGGTGGCGCCGCGCAGGCGATCGCGTTCTTCCAGGAGGAAATCCATCGCGCGGCCTACGAGCACCAGCTCGACGTGGAGCGCGGCGACCGGCAGGTCGTGGGGGTCAATACGCTGCGGGTGGACGAACCGCCACCGCAGATCCCGCGGCCCGACTACTCGCGCCTGGAAGCTGCGCAGCGCGAGCGGCTGGCCGCGCTCCGCGCCCGCAGGGACGCCGCGCGGGTCACGGAGGCGCTCGACGCACTGCGGCAAGCCGCTGCGGGCTCCGAAAACCTGCTCCCGCTGATGGTCGAGGCCGTCCGCGCCGATGCCACACTGGGCGAGATCAGCGACGCACTCCGCGAGCAGTGGGGGGTATGGCGCGGAGTGGCGTCCGGCAGCATTGCCGGCTAA
- a CDS encoding biotin/lipoyl-containing protein, with translation MRYFVTIGERTFEVTLDDEGIEVNGERVQADLRAVPGTPMHHLLLDGASHLLHAQNGTAGQWVLYANGARYDTEVVDERTRAIRALTSASAGPKGPKPVRAPMPGLVVRLLVEPGQHVQAGQGVAIVEAMKMENELKADAAGVVARIAVTAGQAVEKGTIMIEFEAEAA, from the coding sequence ATGCGTTATTTCGTGACGATCGGCGAGCGGACCTTCGAGGTGACGCTCGACGATGAAGGCATCGAGGTGAACGGCGAGCGCGTGCAGGCGGATCTGCGCGCGGTGCCCGGCACCCCGATGCACCACCTCCTGCTCGATGGTGCGTCGCATCTGCTGCACGCCCAGAACGGCACCGCGGGGCAATGGGTGCTGTATGCGAATGGTGCGCGCTACGACACGGAGGTCGTCGACGAGCGCACGCGGGCGATCCGGGCGCTTACGTCCGCGTCTGCCGGCCCGAAGGGGCCGAAGCCCGTTCGGGCGCCGATGCCCGGCCTCGTGGTGCGGCTGCTCGTCGAGCCGGGGCAGCACGTGCAGGCAGGGCAGGGCGTTGCGATCGTGGAAGCAATGAAGATGGAGAACGAGCTGAAGGCGGACGCGGCGGGCGTCGTCGCACGCATCGCCGTCACTGCCGGCCAGGCGGTCGAGAAGGGTACGATCATGATCGAGTTCGAGGCGGAGGCGGCGTGA
- a CDS encoding class I SAM-dependent RNA methyltransferase, protein MSERLTIESIAAGGAGVARLADGRVAFVARTAPGDVVEARLTEQKRRYVRAEPLRVIEASPQRRAAPCPYYQRCGGCTIEHLSYGAQLEAKRSIVQEALRRIGGVDVEVPPVVASPNEFRYRNRVSFALRRLGSDRVVAGFHDRLRADRVLDMDGTCLLPEAAVAEGWNALRAAWGRNASRLPSGDRLRLTLRGTRRGELTLLVEGGYGAGRAEELIDAVPGLRSVWQRRAPGEAPVLLAGADHVEEDWGDEHVRLGGAVFLQVNRGTAEALEAHVLERVAPGSGMRLVDAYCGVALHARRSARAGADVVGIELDAHAVEDARRALPGARIIEARVEDALPEALPADVVIVNPPRAGLAAEAAAALVARPPQRLVYVSCDPATLARDAQRLTPALRLGGVRCFDMFPQTTHVETVAEFECVIS, encoded by the coding sequence ATGAGCGAGCGTCTCACGATCGAATCGATTGCAGCCGGCGGTGCCGGAGTCGCGCGCCTGGCCGACGGCCGCGTCGCGTTCGTGGCCCGCACCGCGCCCGGCGACGTCGTCGAGGCTCGCCTGACCGAGCAGAAGCGGCGCTACGTCCGGGCGGAGCCGTTGCGCGTGATCGAGGCGTCGCCGCAGCGGCGCGCTGCGCCCTGCCCGTACTACCAGCGGTGTGGTGGCTGCACGATCGAGCACCTGTCGTATGGAGCGCAGCTCGAGGCGAAGCGCTCGATCGTACAGGAGGCGCTGCGGCGCATCGGCGGCGTCGACGTGGAGGTGCCGCCCGTGGTCGCCTCGCCGAACGAGTTCCGTTACCGCAATCGCGTCAGCTTTGCGCTGCGGCGGCTCGGGTCCGACCGTGTGGTAGCGGGTTTCCACGACCGGCTGCGCGCTGATCGTGTACTGGACATGGACGGTACATGCCTGTTGCCCGAGGCGGCGGTTGCCGAGGGCTGGAACGCACTGCGGGCCGCTTGGGGTCGCAACGCGTCACGTCTTCCGTCCGGCGACCGGCTCCGGCTCACGCTGCGCGGGACCCGGCGCGGTGAGCTGACGCTGCTGGTCGAGGGAGGCTATGGTGCGGGGCGCGCCGAGGAGCTGATCGATGCGGTGCCCGGTCTGCGTTCGGTGTGGCAGCGGCGCGCGCCCGGTGAGGCGCCCGTGCTGCTGGCGGGTGCCGACCACGTGGAGGAGGACTGGGGCGATGAGCACGTCCGGCTGGGCGGGGCCGTGTTCCTGCAGGTGAACCGCGGCACGGCGGAGGCACTGGAGGCGCACGTGCTGGAGCGTGTCGCCCCCGGCAGCGGCATGCGGCTCGTCGATGCGTACTGCGGCGTCGCACTGCACGCACGGCGCAGTGCACGCGCGGGCGCGGACGTCGTCGGCATCGAGCTGGACGCGCACGCCGTGGAGGACGCGCGCCGGGCACTTCCGGGTGCGCGGATCATCGAGGCGCGGGTGGAGGATGCGTTGCCCGAAGCGCTGCCGGCAGACGTCGTCATCGTGAATCCGCCGCGCGCGGGACTGGCCGCGGAGGCTGCAGCGGCACTGGTCGCCCGGCCGCCGCAACGCCTGGTGTACGTGAGCTGTGATCCGGCGACGCTCGCCCGGGACGCGCAGCGGCTGACGCCGGCACTGCGGCTGGGCGGCGTGCGCTGCTTCGACATGTTCCCGCAGACCACGCACGTGGAGACTGTGGCGGAGTTCGAATGCGTTATTTCGTGA
- a CDS encoding response regulator, producing MTILLVDDDPLIRLAAGHALGAAGHTLLEAEDVGSAVGLARTSRIDLMLLDVVLDGEDGRDVVAAVRALPGCADTRFVFLTGRADAEREALLSLGAAGVIAKPFDLSTLASQVERLALQ from the coding sequence ATGACGATCCTCCTCGTCGACGACGATCCGCTCATCCGCCTGGCGGCCGGCCACGCGCTGGGCGCCGCGGGTCACACGCTGCTGGAAGCGGAGGATGTCGGGTCGGCGGTCGGGCTCGCCCGTACGTCGCGTATCGACCTGATGCTGCTCGACGTCGTGCTCGACGGGGAGGATGGCCGGGATGTGGTGGCGGCAGTGCGCGCGCTGCCCGGGTGTGCGGATACGCGCTTCGTGTTCCTGACCGGACGGGCCGACGCGGAGCGAGAAGCGCTGCTTTCGCTGGGCGCCGCGGGTGTGATCGCAAAGCCGTTCGACCTTTCGACGCTCGCTTCGCAGGTGGAGCGGCTGGCGCTGCAATGA
- a CDS encoding Hpt domain-containing protein, translated as MDDLKQFFRSALSTRIEALETAATTMEADPVGALGTIRRLAHSLRGSGATYGYPQITDAATAVEEAEPEDVPPLVPELVKTLKAVVAELREPRESKASKDATEPNGPNELNGPDESHDPVVSRGDAVADDIRDESTPA; from the coding sequence ATGGATGACCTGAAGCAGTTCTTTCGCAGTGCACTGAGCACACGCATCGAGGCGCTGGAGACCGCCGCCACGACGATGGAGGCCGATCCCGTCGGGGCACTCGGCACGATCCGCCGGCTCGCACATTCACTGCGCGGCTCCGGCGCGACGTACGGCTACCCGCAGATCACGGACGCAGCCACCGCCGTCGAAGAAGCGGAGCCGGAGGACGTGCCGCCTCTGGTCCCCGAGCTGGTGAAGACGCTGAAGGCAGTGGTCGCCGAGCTGCGGGAACCCAGGGAGTCGAAGGCGTCGAAGGACGCGACGGAGCCGAACGGTCCGAACGAGCTGAACGGTCCGGACGAGTCGCACGATCCGGTGGTGTCGAGGGGCGACGCCGTTGCGGACGACATCCGCGACGAGTCCACACCTGCATGA
- a CDS encoding response regulator, with the protein MRTIAVVEDNPDNRLLVRAILEDRYEIVEYGAGAEALHGMRAAPPDLVLLDISLPEMDGTDVLALMKSDARLEALPVVALTAHAMAGDREKFLAAGFDEYVSKPIIDESVLIDVVARLLQD; encoded by the coding sequence ATGAGAACCATCGCCGTGGTCGAGGACAACCCGGACAACCGTCTGCTCGTGCGCGCGATTCTCGAGGACCGCTACGAGATTGTCGAGTACGGTGCCGGCGCCGAGGCGCTGCACGGCATGCGGGCCGCACCGCCGGACCTCGTCCTGCTCGACATCTCGCTGCCGGAGATGGACGGCACGGACGTGCTCGCGCTCATGAAGAGCGATGCGCGCCTCGAGGCACTGCCGGTCGTTGCTCTCACCGCACATGCCATGGCCGGAGACCGCGAGAAGTTCCTTGCCGCCGGCTTCGACGAGTACGTCTCGAAGCCGATCATCGATGAATCGGTGCTGATCGACGTGGTCGCACGACTCCTCCAGGACTGA
- a CDS encoding Hpt domain-containing protein, translating to MDNEIAAITGEAPVLDAAALERVQRIGGVQLLHRMFRAFLEHVPARVEALLQEDDAHEAARTAHAIKSSAGNIGLERLRLLAQEAEARAELGDDTWSELCAWIAHEMDAARTALEAQLERSE from the coding sequence GTGGACAACGAGATCGCAGCAATCACGGGCGAAGCACCGGTGCTGGATGCCGCGGCGCTGGAGCGCGTCCAGCGCATCGGCGGTGTGCAACTCCTTCATCGCATGTTCCGCGCATTCCTGGAGCACGTGCCGGCACGCGTGGAGGCGCTGCTGCAGGAGGACGACGCCCACGAGGCGGCGCGCACGGCGCACGCGATCAAGTCGAGCGCGGGCAACATCGGACTGGAGCGGTTGCGCCTGCTGGCGCAGGAGGCCGAGGCGCGCGCGGAGCTCGGCGACGACACGTGGAGCGAGCTGTGCGCCTGGATCGCGCACGAGATGGATGCGGCGCGTACGGCGCTGGAGGCTCAGCTGGAGCGCAGCGAATGA
- a CDS encoding acetyl-CoA carboxylase biotin carboxylase subunit: MTDQRIRKVLVANRGEIAVRIIRACRELGIRSVAVFSEADRLAPHVFEADEAYLIGRAAASESYLRVDVLLDVAQRSGCDAVHPGYGFLAERAHFAQAVEDAGLVFVGPPAAAIQAMGDKTEARRRMIDAGVPVVPGTAEPLADVAAAVAAAGSFGYPVLLKAAAGGGGKGMRVVRGEAEMQGAFEGAQREARQAFGDDSVYIEKYLERPRHIEIQVLADAHGKVLHLGERECSVQRRHQKMIEEAPSPVVDGELRARMGAAAVAAAAAVGYRNAGTIEFLYDGGEFYFLEMNTRIQVEHPVTELAFGVDLVQWQLRIAAGERLTLDQGALVPTGHAIECRITSEDPTQGFLPSTGRIAAVDLPTGPGVRWDGGISEGFEVSLFYDPLLGKLIVHGDDRAAAIARMQRALAELRIVGVETSIGFHERVLREPDFRAGDIDIRYVDQHPAVLQPETDEGELRAAAVAAALLEAERRRRRAIGRIAANAQRSPWATPDFGHR; the protein is encoded by the coding sequence ATGACTGACCAGCGCATCCGCAAGGTCCTCGTCGCGAACCGCGGCGAGATCGCGGTCCGCATCATTCGCGCGTGCCGCGAGCTCGGCATCCGCAGTGTCGCGGTCTTCTCGGAGGCGGACCGGCTGGCGCCGCACGTGTTCGAAGCGGACGAGGCGTACCTGATCGGCCGTGCGGCGGCGAGCGAAAGCTACCTGCGAGTGGACGTGCTGCTCGACGTCGCGCAGCGCAGTGGCTGTGATGCGGTGCATCCCGGGTATGGCTTTCTCGCGGAGCGTGCACACTTCGCGCAGGCGGTCGAGGATGCCGGGCTGGTCTTTGTCGGCCCGCCCGCGGCCGCCATACAGGCGATGGGGGACAAGACGGAAGCGCGACGTCGCATGATCGACGCGGGCGTGCCGGTGGTGCCGGGCACGGCGGAGCCGCTCGCGGACGTGGCTGCCGCGGTCGCCGCTGCCGGCTCGTTCGGCTACCCCGTCCTGCTCAAGGCTGCGGCCGGGGGCGGCGGCAAGGGGATGCGCGTGGTTCGCGGCGAAGCGGAGATGCAGGGCGCCTTCGAGGGCGCGCAGCGCGAGGCGCGGCAGGCGTTCGGCGACGACAGCGTCTACATCGAGAAGTACCTGGAGCGGCCGCGCCACATCGAGATCCAGGTGCTGGCCGATGCGCACGGCAAGGTGCTGCACCTGGGGGAGCGTGAGTGCTCCGTGCAGCGGCGTCACCAGAAGATGATCGAGGAGGCGCCTTCGCCGGTCGTGGACGGGGAGCTGCGTGCACGGATGGGGGCTGCGGCCGTCGCTGCCGCTGCCGCCGTCGGCTATCGGAATGCGGGCACGATCGAGTTCCTCTACGACGGCGGCGAGTTCTACTTCCTCGAGATGAACACGCGCATCCAGGTCGAGCATCCGGTCACGGAGCTGGCGTTCGGTGTCGACCTGGTGCAGTGGCAGCTCCGGATCGCAGCGGGCGAGCGGCTCACGCTGGACCAGGGTGCACTCGTGCCGACGGGACACGCCATCGAGTGTCGCATCACGAGCGAAGACCCGACGCAGGGGTTCCTCCCCTCGACGGGCCGCATCGCTGCGGTCGATCTGCCCACCGGTCCCGGGGTTCGCTGGGACGGCGGCATCTCCGAAGGGTTCGAGGTTTCGCTGTTCTATGACCCGCTGCTGGGCAAGCTGATCGTGCACGGCGACGATCGCGCCGCGGCGATCGCGCGCATGCAGCGGGCCCTCGCGGAGCTGCGCATCGTGGGCGTGGAGACGAGCATCGGCTTTCACGAGCGCGTGCTGCGCGAACCGGACTTTCGCGCGGGCGACATCGACATCCGCTATGTCGATCAACACCCGGCCGTGCTGCAGCCTGAAACGGACGAGGGGGAGCTGCGCGCTGCGGCGGTCGCGGCCGCGCTGCTGGAGGCGGAGCGTCGGCGTCGACGGGCGATCGGGCGGATCGCGGCAAACGCGCAGCGCAGTCCCTGGGCGACACCCGATTTCGGACATCGCTGA